The Candidatus Sphingomonas colombiensis genome contains the following window.
TAACCACCGCCCAACGCAGAAATGACATGCGCAACTGCGCCTTCGACGCCAACCCTCCCACAGTGCCTCCCTGTTTCTATTTGGTTCGGCGAACCTGCCGTGCGGCACGAAGCGCGTAAACCATTTATCGACGCGGAAGATCGCGGGATTGCGTCAATCCCGGACAGCGGCGATTAGGAATTCCACGTTGCCCTCCGGTCCGGTGATCGGGCTGCGCTCGATCCCTAGCACTCGCCATCCCCGCCCGGTGAACCACGCCGCCACCTCATCGCAGACCCGTGCGTGGATCGCGGGATCGCGCACCACGCCACCCTTGCCCACTTCCTCGCGTCCTGCCTCGAACTGCGGCTTGATCAGCGCCAGCGCGCGCGCATTGGGCGCGGCGAAGCCAAATGGCACATCGAGGACTTTGGGCAGCGAGATAAAGCTCGCGTCGCATACGATCAGATCCACCGGCTCCGGAATATGCGCCGCCGTCAGGATCCGCGCGCTGGTCTGCTCATGGACGATGACCCGATCGTCCTGGCGCAGTTTCCAAGCGAGCTGATTGGTACCGCTATCAACCGCATAGACCCGCGCCGCGCCGCGCGTCAGCAGCACATCGGTGAAGCCCCCGGTTGAGGAGCCGACGTCGATCGCCACCGCCCCGTTCACCTCCCAGCCGAAGTGATCGAGCCCGTGCGCGAGCTTGATCCCACCACGCGACACCCATGGGTGATCCCGGCCGCGCACATCCAGCACCACATCGGGGGCCAGTTGCTGGCCGGGTTTATCCACCTTGCGGTCGGCGATGAAAACCAGCCCCGCCATGATGAGCGCCTGCGCACGGGTTCGCGATTCGGCGAGCCCGCGATCGACGAGCAATTGATCCGCACGCACCTTTGCCATGCCCCGCTATCGCCTCTCGATCGGTTCGTCGCAACCCGCCTTCCACCGGGCGCGCGCGATTGCGCGTTCTATTGCCCATGGATTTAGTAGGAATATATTGAAATCAGAGGTCGCGGGCTGGCTGTACCCTAGAATGGCGGTCCGCGGCCTCGCCCACGCGACGAGGAATACCTAATCATGGGTCCGTTCTCATCCGATCTATCGCGACGACCGACGGTTCTTACCGTCCCCGGTCTGAATGGCTCCGGACCATCGCATTGGCAGACTTTGTGGGAACGCTCACGCCCCGACACGATGCGAATCGAGCTTGGCATGTGGAACACGCCGCATCGCAATTCCTGGGTGACGAAGATCGATCAGGCCATCGCCTCGGCCCGCGCGCCGGTGATCCTTGTCGGCCACAGCCTCGGCTGCATCGCGATCGCTTGGTGGGCGACGCTCAGTCCGCAGCCCTATGGCTGGCCGGTCGCCGGTGCGTTGCTGGTCGCCCCGGCCGATGTTGATCGCAGCAAAGCACCGGCCGAGATCGCCGGCTTCGCGCCCATCCCGAAAACGCCCTTGCCCTTCCCCTCGATCGTCGTTGCAAGCAGCAATGACCCATGGGTGGCAAGCGAGCGAGCGCACAGCATCGCGGCCGATTGGGGCAGCCATTTCATCGATTTAGGCGCGCGCGGCCATATCAACGCGGCGAGCGGCCTCGGCTGGTGGCCGGAAGGACAGGAATTGCTCGAACGGGTGATTCTTGCCTCTGGCGGCCCGCGCGGCGAAGCGCGCTCCCCCGGCGACGCACGGGCGATATTGGCGCGGGAAGGAACAGGCTCCGCGGCCCCGCAGCCTCTTCGTCCATAGCAAGGCAGCGGCAGAACTACCGGATGGTGATCAGGCCTCGTCCGAATCCTTCAGCGCGGCCGCCCGTTCGCGCGCAGCCCGCATCCGCCGCCACAACGAGAGGTTGAAACACCCGAGTGCGACGACCATCAGCGCCGTCGCAAGGATCACCTTGGTCCAGCCGCTCACGCCAGTGCGCCGAGCGCCCCGGCCTCGTTCCAGCGCAACGCCTTCAATACCGTATCGACGATATGGTCGGCATCGAGACCGGCCTCGGCATATTGCACGTCCGGCTTGTCCTGATCCTGAAACACATCGGGCAAGCGCATAGTGCGCAGCTTCAGCCCGCCGTCGATCAGCCCGGCATCTGATGCCAGCGTCAGGACGTGTGCGCCCAGACCACCGATCGCCCCCTCCTCGATCGTCACCGCGACTTCATGCGTGGTCAGCAGGCGGCGGATCAATTCCTCGTCCAGCGGTTTGGCGAAGCGCAGATCGGCAACGGTGGTCGAGAGGCCCTTCGCCTCCAGCGCGTCAGCAGCCTTCAGCGCCTCAGCGAGCCGGGTGCCGAGCGACAAGATCGCCACGGTTTTGCCCTCACGCACGACGCGGCCCTTGCCGATCGTCAGCAGTTCCGGCGTTTCGGGCAGCGCGACCCCGGTGCCGTTGCCGCGCGGATAGCGCACCGCGATCGGCCCGCTGTCATGCTCGACACAGGTATGGACCATATGGACCAGTTCCGCCTCATCGGCCGCGGCCATCACGACGAAATTGGGCAGCGACGCCAGATAGGTGACGTCGAAACTGCCGGCATGGGTCGCGCCATCCGCGCCAACCAGCCCGGCGCGATCGATCGCGAAGCGCACCGGCAGATTCTGGATCGCCACATCGTGCACGACCTGATCATAAGCGCGCTGGAGGAAGGTCGAATAGATCGCGCAGAACGGCCGCATTCCCTGCGCGGCGAGCCCTGCGGCGAAAGTGACCGCGTGCTGCTCCGCAATACCTACGTCGAACGCGCGATCGGGGTGACGTTTCGCGAACCGATCGACGCCCGTGCCCGACGGCATCGCGGCGGTGATCGCACAAATGCGTGGATCGCTATCCGCCTCGTTCGCCAAAGCATCGCCGAACACATTCTGATACGACGGCGGCCCCGGCGGTGCCTTGGCCTGTGCGCCGGTGATCACATCAAACTTCTGAACGCCGTGATATTTGTCCGCCGCCGCCTCGGCCGGGGCATAGCCGTTGCCCTTCTTGGTCACGACATGGACGAGGATCGGGCCCTCTTTGGCGTCGCGTACATTCTCCAGCACCGGGATCAGATGATCGAGGTTATGCCCGTCGATCGGCCCGACGTAATAGAAGCCGAGTTCCTCGAACAACGTACCGCCCATCGTCATGCCGCGGGCGAATTCGTCGGTCTTGCGCGCGGCATTGTGAAACGGGCGCGGCAGCCTGCGCGCGATGCGCTTCATCACCTCGCGCAGCGACAGGAACTCGCGGCTGGAGGCGATCCGCGACAGATAGGCCGAAAGGCCGCCGACCGGCGGCGCGATCGACATGTCGTTATCGTTGAGGATCACGATCAGCCGGTTGCCGGCGGCTTCGGCGTTGTTCATCGCCTCATAGGCCATGCCGGCGGACATCGCACCGTCGCCGATCACGGCGATTCCCTTGCCCGGCGTACCGGCAAGCTTGTTGGCAATGGCAAAGCCCAGTGCTGCCGAAATCGACGTGGAGGAATGCGCCGCGCCGAACGGATCATATTCGCTCTCGCTGCGCTTGGTGAAGCCGGAAAGCCCACCGCCCTGCCGCAGGGTGCGGATACGATCGCGCCGCCCCGTCAGGATTTTATGCGGATAGCATTGATGACCGACGTCCCAGATCAACCGATCGCGCGGGGTATCAAAGACATAGTGAATCGCGGTGGTAAGTTCGACCACGCCAAGGCCGGAACCAAGGTGTCCACCAGTTTCACCCACGGCGGAGATGGTCTCCGCGCGCAATTCGTCGGCCAGTTGCCGCAACCGCTCGGGCGGCAGCCGGCGAAGGTCGCCCGGCGTCGCGATCGTATCGAGCAACGGCGTTTCGGGAAGATCGGTCATCCGGCGCTCCTACTCCACGCGAAAACCGGTGTCGATTGCGACAGTTGGCGGATCAATCCGCCGCCCGCGTGCATTCCGCGCAAACCCCGCGCACTTCGATCACCGGCCGCACCGGCGAAAAACCCGCGCCTTCCGCCGCATGGCGCACCGCGCGGGTGAGCTGATCGTCATCGAGATGGGTGGTCTGCCCGCACGAATCGCACACCAGAAATATGCAGTCGTGCTGACAATCCGGATGTGCGTTGGCGACATAGGCGTTCGCGCTTTCCACCCGTCGTGCCAGATTCGCGCCGACGAACAGATCGAGGATGCGATAAATGCTGTTGGCGGCAATCCGACGGCCTTCGCGCTTCGACACCGCATCGGCGATGTCATAGGCGGAAGCCGGCTTCTCGAACCCGGCGAGCGCGCCGAACACGCTTGCGCGCATCGCGGTCCATTGCTCACCGGAACGCTCCAGCGTGTGCTGCGCCGCGCGCGCCAGATCCTCGCCCTGCGGCTCGAGGTGATGATGATGGGCATGGCCAGACATGGAGCAAAAATAGGCCTACTGGCATCGCGGGACAACCCGCCCGACGCGTCAGTTTTCCGCGCGACGATTCAGATCATGGCCGAATGCGAGAATACCGACGCCGATCACCGTCCACAGCGCCTCCGCATGGCCGCCATTATGCGGCAGGGTCATCGCGCCAGCCATGATGCCAAGCCCGAGCGACCCCATCGCCAGCGGCATCAGATAGCCATGGTGCAGCACGCCCCGCCCGAGCGCGAACGCGCCCAGCCCGATCGCGATCCCCAAGCCCACCTCGTGAAAGATCGGATTGCCTAACAAGCCGCCCACGGTGGAAAGCATCGCCACCAGCACCGCGCTCGCAAGACAATGCACGACGCACAGCCCCGACAGCGCGATCGCGAACCGATCGAGCGACCCAAGATAGCCGAGGCGAGTCGTGGAATTCATCCGGCGCCGCATGTAGCGCGGGTGGAGCGAGGTTACAATATCACATCACTCAAAAAATATGTGCTCGACAACATCGTCAGCGCTCAGCTTGGCAGGCTTGCCGGGGTGGGCTAGTGCCAACGCATGTTGCAGCCCACCCCGGGATATGTTTCCACCGCCCGCCCGGCGGCCCTCGCTCGCTGGCTATGGTGCGTCGCCGCGTTGATCGTCGCGATGGTGGTGGTCGGGGGTATCACCCGCCTCACCGAATCCGGCCTGTCGATGACCCGATGGAACCCGATCAGCGGCATCATCCCTCCGCTGAACGACGCCCAGTGGCAGGTGGAGTTCGCGAATTACAAGAAAATACCTGAGTATCAGAAGCTTAACAGCAATATGACGCTCGCCGGCTTCAAGGCGATCTTCTTCTGGGAATATATCCACCGGGTGCTTGGCCGGGTTATCGGGATGGCCTTCGCGTTGCCACTGATCTGGTTCGCGGTGAAGCGTCAGATGCCGCGCGGCTATGGCTTGCGTCTGAGTGCGATTCTGGCGCTTGGCGGGCTACAGGGCGCGATCGGCTGGTGGATGGTCAGCTCGGGGCTGTCGGTGCGCACCGACGTCAGCCATATCCGGCTCGCGATTCACCTGCTGACCGCGCTTGTCATCCTCGCCGGCATTGTCTGGACCGCGCTTGATCTCGGCGCATTGGCCCGCGATCCGCTTTCCCGACCGGCGCGGCTCCGCCCCCTCGCCGTATTCGCGCTCCTGCTGCTCGCGGCACAGATCATGTATGGCGCATTCACCGCCGGGCTTGACGCTGGCTATGCCTTCGCGAGCTGGCCGCTGATGGGCGACACCTGGTTCCCCGCCGACGTGCCGATGATGACCCCCGCGCTCGCCAACGCGGTCGACAATCCGATCGTCGTGCAGTTCATCCACCGCTGGCTCGCGTTCGTCGCGGCGGCGGCATTGTTCTGGCTCGCGCTTCGGGCCGGGCGCCCAATGGGCACGGTAGTCGTACTGCTCGTCGTGTTGCAGGTTTCGCTTGGCATCGCGACGCTATTGACCGGGGTACAGATCGGCGTTGCGGTGACGCATCAGGCGAACGCCGCGCTATTGCTGATCGCCGCCGTCGGCGCGGCCCACACGATCGGCACGCGGCGGCGGTGAACAATATCGCGATCGTTCAGGTCACCTGCCCGGATACGGCGACCGCCGAAACGATCGCGCGCACCCTGATCTACGAACGACTGATCACCTGCGCCAATATCTTCGACAAGGGCCTTTCGCTGTATCGTTGGCAGGGCGCCATCATGCAGGGCGACGAGGTGGTGATGCAGCTCAAGACCGCGCCCATCGCCATTCCCGCGATCCGGACGCGTATCGCCGCCCTTCACCCCTATGACCTCCCGGCGATCGAGCATTGGCAGGCCACCGTCACTGAGCAGCTCGCCGAATGGGTCGCCGACGGGATCGAAGCGTAACGCCGGCCCCGCCGAAAACCACTTTCGAGCCAGTGGCATTATATTACCCGTCACGGATCGCCCGGAAATCTTGACTTCCCGCGCCTCTTGAAGCATTGGCCGCCCGTCGGCGCTGCGCCCTCGGGTGCGGCGTCCTTTCGTTTTGATGAGGTCGAACAGCCATGAAGGCGCTGATGAAGACCACCAAGTCGGCCAAGCCGCATGAGGTGGAAAAGAAGTGGCATATCGTCGATGCCGACGGCCTGGTGGTCGGTCGCGCGGCGGTTGTGATCGCCAACGTCCTGCGCGGCAAGCACAAGACGAGCTTCACCCCGCACGTCGATTGCGGTGACAATGTCATCGTCATCAACGCGGACAAGATCCGTTTCACCGGCAACAAGCTGGCGGACAAGGTCTATTACAAGCACACCGGTTACGCCGGCGGCATCAAGGGCATCACCGCCGAGAAGGTGCTGGAAGGTCGCTTCCCGGAGCGCGTTCTCGAAAAGGCTGTTGAGCGCATGATCCCGCGCGGCCCGCTCGGCCGCCAGCAGATGCGCAACCTGCGCATCTTCGCCGGCAGCGAGCACCCGCATGAGGCGCAGAACCCGGAGCCGCTCGACATCGCCGGCATGAACCGCAAGAACAAGGTGGGCGCATAATGTCTGACAATCGCCAGTCCCTCGCCGACCTCGGCGCCGCGCTCAACCAGCAGCGCGAGGAAGCCGTCGCCGTGTCGGAAGACAAGGCCGAAGCGTATCTCGCCGGCCAGATCGACGAGCCGGTGCAGCGCGCGCCGCTCCGCGCCCAGGAACTCGACAAGTACGGTCGCGCCTATGCGACCGGTCGTCGTAAGGACGCCGTCGCACGCGTCTGGCTGAAGCCGGGCTCGGGCAAGATCACGATCAACGGCCGTGATCAGGAAATCTATTTCGCGCGTCCGACGCTGCGTCTCGTCATCAACCAGGTGTTCGGCATCACCGAGCGCGAAGGTCAGTATGACGTGATCTGCACCGTCAAGGGCGGCGGCCTCTCCGGTCAGGCCGGCGCGGTTAAGCATGGCATCAGCCAGGCGCTGACCAAGTTCGAGCCGGTCCTGCGTTCGCCGGTGAAGGCCGCGGGCTTCCTGACCCGCGACAGCCGCACCGTGGAGCGTAAGAAGTACGGCCGTGCCAAGGCACGTCGTAGCTTCCAGTTCTCGAAGCGCTAAAGGTTCGGGCGGCTCCTCCGGGGGCTTGTACGACACGCAAAGGGGCGGTCCGGCAACGGGCCGCCCTTTTTCGTTTCGCACCCGCATGATCGCAGGATTGAACTTTTCTTTCGACCGGTCTGTATTATCGTCCCGCGGCGGCCGGGAGGGAAAATATGACGGACTCGATGCTTACGCGCGCTTATCGCCTTGTGAGCGCAAGTGCGGACGCCGCGCTTGAAGCAGCCGAACGTTTCAGCGGAGATGCGCTGGTCCGGGAAGCGATCCGCGATATGGATCACGCGATCGACGCTCTTAAGCGCGAACGCCGGGCGGCCACGGAGCGCCTCGCCTCGATCGAGCAGGACCGCGCGACCTCCCACGAACGCCTCGCAACCCTGACCGAGCAGGCGCGCTACGCTCTCGATCGTGATCGCCCTGATCTGGCAGAACGCGCCGTCGCCGCGCGGATCGATGTAGAGGCCGGGATCACCGCCTTCGACAGACGGCAGGCAGAAACTGAGGCCGCACGCGCCCAGGCAGAGGCGGCACTAGCCGACGCGTCCGCTCGTCGCGTACGAATGGACCTTCCGAGCGCGGCACCAGAAAGCAGCGCCCCCGCACTCGACGCGCGGGTCGCCCGTGCGCAGGCAGGCTTCGAGCGAGCCCAAACACTCGCCGCCGCCCGGCATGCCGAACTGCCCGGTCTCGGCGAAATTGAGGCGTTGCGACGCGAGGAACGTATCGCCGCCGATATGGGCGCCTTGCGCGCGGAGCGTCGGAAACCGGCGCCACGGGCGAGCTAAATATGATGCAATATCTTATAATTTAACAATTTCAGGAGCATCCGCTTCCCAGAGTTTCGTCGATGCTCAAGCCGCTACATCCTGACGACACGATCGCACAGCCGCTCCGCCTCCGCGTCGTCATGCGTGACGAGTAGCAGCGGCAGCGCAGTTTCATCGCGAACTCGCTCGATCAGCCGCATCGCCTCTTCCCGCCGCGCCGCGTCCAGCGACGACAGCGGCTCGTCCAGCAACAGGAAATCCGGATCTGACAGCAACGCGCGACCGATCGCCACGCGTCGCGCCTCTCCACCCGACAAAGCACGCGGCCAGCGATCCAGCAGATGCGCGATATCGAGCGACTCCGCGATCGGCTGAAGCCTTACCTCGTCCACAGCGCCATAAAGCAAATTGCGCCGCACACTGAGATGCGGAAACAATCGTCCGTCCTGAAAGACATAGCCCACGCGACGACGATGCGGCGCAACCTCCGTCCGCGCTTCGCGATCAACCAGCGTGCGGCCATTGACGCGGACATGCCCGCGATCGGGGAGCAGCAACCCGGCGATCATATCCAGCACGCTGGTCTTGCCGACGCCTGATGGCCCTACCAGCGCGACCGCGCGCTCTTCCGCCGCGAAAGCGACGCCCACCACCCCGTCGCCCCGTCGCAGCGTCACGTCGATATCAAAGGACATGCACGCCTCGCCCTGCCCGACGCGCCAGCCATTCTGAGGCGAGCAGCGCGATCAGGCTGATCGCCACCGATATCGCCGCAAGCTGCCACACCGCCGTCTCGCCGCCTGGCCGCTGGAGCGCGGCATAGATGGCGAGCGGCAATGTCTCTGTCTCGCCCGGCACGTTCGAGACGAAGGTGATCGTCGCGCCGAACTCGCCCAACGCGCGGGCGAAAGCGAGCGTCGCGCCGGCCAGCACGCCCGGCCAGCACAACGGCAATGTAATCGTGCGGAACGTGCGCCAGCGGCCTGCGCCAAGCGTCCGCGCCGCATCCTCCAGCCGCTGATCGACCGCCTCCAGCGACAGCCGGATCGCGCGCACCGCGAGCGGCAACGCCATCACTGCCGCCGCGATCGCCGCGCCGGTCCAGCGGAACAACACCGTCACGCCGAACCAATGCTGCAGCGGAGCGCCGATTGGTCCATTAGGCGCAAAGGCGAGCAGCAGCACCCAGCCGGTCACGACGGGGGGCACCACCAGCGGCAGATGGATCAGCGCGTCGAGCAAAGTGCGTCCCGGAAAACGCCCGCGTGCAAGGAGCCACGCAAACACGAACGCGACCGGGAGCACCGCCAGCGTCCCCACGCCGCCCACCAGCAGCGATAGCGTGACGATCGGCCAGACGCCCTCCGCCATCAGGGCCGCGTGAAACCGAAGCGTGCGAAGATCGCTTGGCCGCGTGCGCCAAGCAGAAAGCGGCGAAACCCTTCCGCTTCCGCGGTGCGCGATGCGGCAAGCCGCGCGATCGGGTAGCGGATCGGCGCATGGCTCGATGCGGGAAATATGCCCGCGACACGCACCTTGCTCGAGGCACGCGCGTCGGTTTCGTAGACGATACCGAACGGCGCCGCACCACGCTCGACCAGCGCCAGCGCCGCGCGGACGTTCTCTGCGCGCACGACATGCGGCGCGACCGCGCTCCACGCCCCGAGCTTCTCCAGCGCCGCCTGCCCATATTTTCCGGCCGGCACAGCGGCGGGATCGGCCATCGCCACCGGGCCACGCGCGAGCGTCGTACCGAGCGTCCGCGCGGTGAGCCGGGTGCGCCCCTTCGTTGGCTCGACCACCACCAGCCGGTTCCCGACGAGATCGGCACGAGTATTGCGCGCAAGCAGCCCCTTAGAGCCAAGCGCATCCATCCATTCCTCATCGGCGGACACGAACAGATCCGCCGGCGCGCCCGCAATTACCTGCCGCGCCAGCGCCGAGGATGCCGCAAAGGAAACCACCGGCCGCGCATGTCCTGCCCCCGCCCATTCATCAGCCACAGCGTTCATCGATTCCTGAAGCGAGGCCGCCGCCAGGACGAGCGGCGCGCGTGGCTGCGCGATCGCGGGCGTCGCAAACGCGGCGATCGCGAAAAGAACGATGCGGCGCGTCAGTCTCATCCGTCACCCCGGATTAGTTTCGGGGCCGACAGCGCCCCGCTCCGATCGTTTGTGCGGCACGGTGGGCGCGGGAACAAGTGCGAGGCGACAATTGCCCTAACGCGCGCCTCGGGCTGGCCAGAGGCGGATGCGTCGCCCTTAGCCCTCGTCGCCCATGCGCAGCGCCGCGATAAAGGCTTCCTGCGGAATCTGCACGGAGCCGTATTCGCGCATCCGCTTCTTGCCTTCCTTCTGCTTGTCCAGCAGCTTCCGCTTGCGGCTGATGTCGCCGCCATAGCATTTCGCGGTAACGTCCTTGCGCATCGCTGCGATCGTCTCACGCGCGATCACCTTGCCACCGATCGCCGCCTGAATCGGAATCTTGAACAAGTGGCGCGGGATCAGATCCTTGAGCCGTTCACACATGCCGCGCCCGCGCGTTTCCGCGGTGCCGCGATGGACGATCATGCTCAGCGCATCGACCGGCTCGCTGTTGACGAGGATGCTCATCTTCACGAGATCGCCATCGCGATAGCCGATCTGGTGATAGTCGAAGCTGGCGTAGCCGCGACTGATCGATTTCAGGCGATCGTAGAAATCGAAAACCACTTCGTTGAGCGGCAGTTCATACGTCACCTGCGCGCGCCCGGCGACATAGGTCAGGTTCTTCTGGATGCCGCGCCGATCCTGGCACAGCTTGAGGATCGAGCCGAGATATTCGTCGGGGCAATAGATCGTCGCCTCGATCCACGGCTCGGCGATGCTCTCGATCTTGTTCGGATCGGGCATGTCGGCCGGATTGTGCAGCTCGATATGGCCGCCGTCATGGGTCAGCTCGATCTGATAAACCACCGATGGCGCGGTGGTGATGAGATCGAGGTCATATTCGCGCGTCAGCCGCTCCTGAATGATCTCCAGATGCAGCAGCCCGAGGAAGCCGCAGCGGAAGCCAAAGCCGAGCGCGGCGGAGGTTTCCATCTCGAAACTGAACGACGCATCATTGAGCCGCAGCTTGCTGATCGATTCGCGCAGTTTCTCGAAATCGTTCGCGTCGATCGGGAACAACCCGCAGAACACCACCGGCTGCACTTCCTTGAAACCCGGGAGTGCCTGTGTCGCCGGACGCTTGGCGTCGGTCAGCGTATCGCCGACGCGGGCCTGCGCCACATCCTTGATCTGCGCAGTGATGAAGCCGATTTCGCCCGGCCCGAGATCGGTCAATTGTTCGATTTTGGGACGGAAGCAGCCGACGCGATCGACCAGATGCTGCGTTCCGGCCTGCATGAACGTCACCTGCTGGCCCTTGCGCAGCACGCCGTCGATTACACGGACGAGGATGACGACGCCCAGATACGGATCATACCAGCTATCGACTAGCATCGCCTTCAGCGGCGCGGAGGCATCGCCCTTCGGCGCCGGAATGCGCTCCACCACCGCGTCGAGAATCTCCTCGATGCCAATGCCGGATTTCGCGGAAGCGAGAATCGCGTTCGACGCATCGAGGCCGATGACATCCTCGATCTCGGCCCGCACCTTCTCCGGCTCGGCGGCGGGAAGATCGATCTTGTTGATCACCGGCACGATCTCATGGTCGTGCTCGATCGACTGATAGACGTTGGCGAGCGTCTGCGCCTCCACGCCTTGCGCCGCGTCGACCACCAGCAGCGCGCCCTCGCACGCCGCGAGGCTGCGCGACACTTCATAAGCGAAATCGACGTGGCCGGGCGTGTCCATCAGGTTGAGAACATGGCCTTTCCACTCAAGCCGCACGGTCTGCGCCTTGATGGTGATGCCGCGCTCCTTCTCGATATCCATGTTATCGAGCACCTGCGCGGACATCTCCCGGTCGGTCAGGCCGCCGGTGCGCTGGATCAACCGATCGGCAAGCGTCGACTTGCCATGATCGATATGGGCGATGATCGAAAAGTTGCGGATGCGGTCAAGCGGCGTGGTCATGATGAAAGCGCCTCTAGGCGGCGGCGAGACATGCGTCAAAGGCCGCGCTGGCGACTTGTTTCCGCTGGTGTTAAGCGCATGAGAACAAAGATGTGAACAACAAGGGCCGCATCGTTCTGGCTTGCACCGCAAATGGTGGCATTACTCGGGGAGTGTGAGATGTTGAGGAAATTTGCGTTGGTCGCCGCGGGCTCGGCGATCGCATTGGTTGCGTCATCGGCCAACGCCCAGAAGCTTGCCAAGCCCTCGTCCGGCCAGCGCCTGCAGGAGCAGACCGCCAATGACGTGCCGCGCTGCTTCCGCAAGCTCGGCACGCTGTCAATCGTCGACGGCGATGATCCCCGGCCGTGGACCCAGTACAGCCTCGCGGCGCCGTCGAAGCTGCTGAAGGTGCTGGTCCAGCGTTCGGGCTGCTTCAACCTCGTCGATCGCGGCAGTGGCCTTCAGGCCGCGCAGCGCGAGCGTGACATCGGCAACGATCTGGGTCTTCAGCGCCGCTCGAATGTCGGCCAGGGCCAGATCAAGGCGGCCGATTATGTGTTGGTCGCGGAAATTCAGGGCGCCAATTCGAACGTCTCCGGCGGCGGTGCGGCAGCCGGCATCGGCGGCCTGATCGGCGGCCGTTTCGGCGCGCTGGCCGGCGGTCTGCGCAGCAAGAAGTCTGAAGCGAATACCGTGCTGTCGATCACCAACGTCCGCACCACCGAAACGATCGCGACCGCCGAGGGCTATGCGGCGAAGAATGACATGTCGTTCGGCGGCGGCGGCGGCACCGGCTTCTTCGGCGGTGGGATCGCGGCGGTCGGCGGCGGTTACGACAACACCGATATCGGCCGCATGGTCACGCTGTCGTTCATTCAGGCCTATTCGAAGCTGGTGACGGAACTCGGCCTGGTGCAGCCCGGTCAGGAGGGCACCGCCGAGGCTGCACCGAAAAAGACTTACACCACCGAAGGCCCGGTCGCGATGCGTGCCAGCGCGCTCGCCACCGCCAAGGCGATCCGCACGCTCCCGCCGGGCGCGATCGTCTATCCCACCGGCAAGCAGAATGGCCTGTGGTGGGAAGTCGCCGACGAGAATGACAATGTCGGCTGGGTGCTGAACACGAAGCTGGCGCCGTCGCGCTAACCTTAGCGAGTTGGAGCCCGGCGCGTCAGGCGCGCGTCGGGCTCAATTCCATCCCTGCCCGCGTGAGCGCGGCGAGCACGTTTTCATAACGCGCCTCCCCCGATCCGCTCACCATCTCCCACCGCACGCCGCGCCGATCGAGTTCGGCCTTCGACAGATCGAAGAAGCGCTGTCGTTCAGCCGCCGTGCCGAACATGCGCGTGCCATCCTCGATCCATGGCAGATCGATGTCGAACAACAGATAGAGATCGGCGGTATTGTCCCACCGCGCGAACCATGGATCGCGTCGACCGAACATCATGTCCGCCCACACCGCGCTCATCAATGCATCGGTATCGACGATCACCGGGAAACGCCCGGCATCGCATGCCGCGCGCACCTGCAAATCCTGCGTATGCGCGATCATCACCAGATCGGACAT
Protein-coding sequences here:
- the rpsI gene encoding 30S ribosomal protein S9 — translated: MSDNRQSLADLGAALNQQREEAVAVSEDKAEAYLAGQIDEPVQRAPLRAQELDKYGRAYATGRRKDAVARVWLKPGSGKITINGRDQEIYFARPTLRLVINQVFGITEREGQYDVICTVKGGGLSGQAGAVKHGISQALTKFEPVLRSPVKAAGFLTRDSRTVERKKYGRAKARRSFQFSKR
- the rplM gene encoding 50S ribosomal protein L13, with amino-acid sequence MKALMKTTKSAKPHEVEKKWHIVDADGLVVGRAAVVIANVLRGKHKTSFTPHVDCGDNVIVINADKIRFTGNKLADKVYYKHTGYAGGIKGITAEKVLEGRFPERVLEKAVERMIPRGPLGRQQMRNLRIFAGSEHPHEAQNPEPLDIAGMNRKNKVGA
- the lepA gene encoding translation elongation factor 4 — protein: MTTPLDRIRNFSIIAHIDHGKSTLADRLIQRTGGLTDREMSAQVLDNMDIEKERGITIKAQTVRLEWKGHVLNLMDTPGHVDFAYEVSRSLAACEGALLVVDAAQGVEAQTLANVYQSIEHDHEIVPVINKIDLPAAEPEKVRAEIEDVIGLDASNAILASAKSGIGIEEILDAVVERIPAPKGDASAPLKAMLVDSWYDPYLGVVILVRVIDGVLRKGQQVTFMQAGTQHLVDRVGCFRPKIEQLTDLGPGEIGFITAQIKDVAQARVGDTLTDAKRPATQALPGFKEVQPVVFCGLFPIDANDFEKLRESISKLRLNDASFSFEMETSAALGFGFRCGFLGLLHLEIIQERLTREYDLDLITTAPSVVYQIELTHDGGHIELHNPADMPDPNKIESIAEPWIEATIYCPDEYLGSILKLCQDRRGIQKNLTYVAGRAQVTYELPLNEVVFDFYDRLKSISRGYASFDYHQIGYRDGDLVKMSILVNSEPVDALSMIVHRGTAETRGRGMCERLKDLIPRHLFKIPIQAAIGGKVIARETIAAMRKDVTAKCYGGDISRKRKLLDKQKEGKKRMREYGSVQIPQEAFIAALRMGDEG
- the modB gene encoding molybdate ABC transporter permease subunit translates to MAEGVWPIVTLSLLVGGVGTLAVLPVAFVFAWLLARGRFPGRTLLDALIHLPLVVPPVVTGWVLLLAFAPNGPIGAPLQHWFGVTVLFRWTGAAIAAAVMALPLAVRAIRLSLEAVDQRLEDAARTLGAGRWRTFRTITLPLCWPGVLAGATLAFARALGEFGATITFVSNVPGETETLPLAIYAALQRPGGETAVWQLAAISVAISLIALLASEWLARRAGRGVHVL
- a CDS encoding ATP-binding cassette domain-containing protein, with the protein product MSFDIDVTLRRGDGVVGVAFAAEERAVALVGPSGVGKTSVLDMIAGLLLPDRGHVRVNGRTLVDREARTEVAPHRRRVGYVFQDGRLFPHLSVRRNLLYGAVDEVRLQPIAESLDIAHLLDRWPRALSGGEARRVAIGRALLSDPDFLLLDEPLSSLDAARREEAMRLIERVRDETALPLLLVTHDDAEAERLCDRVVRM
- the modA gene encoding molybdate ABC transporter substrate-binding protein, yielding MRLTRRIVLFAIAAFATPAIAQPRAPLVLAAASLQESMNAVADEWAGAGHARPVVSFAASSALARQVIAGAPADLFVSADEEWMDALGSKGLLARNTRADLVGNRLVVVEPTKGRTRLTARTLGTTLARGPVAMADPAAVPAGKYGQAALEKLGAWSAVAPHVVRAENVRAALALVERGAAPFGIVYETDARASSKVRVAGIFPASSHAPIRYPIARLAASRTAEAEGFRRFLLGARGQAIFARFGFTRP
- a CDS encoding PspA/IM30 family protein encodes the protein MLTRAYRLVSASADAALEAAERFSGDALVREAIRDMDHAIDALKRERRAATERLASIEQDRATSHERLATLTEQARYALDRDRPDLAERAVAARIDVEAGITAFDRRQAETEAARAQAEAALADASARRVRMDLPSAAPESSAPALDARVARAQAGFERAQTLAAARHAELPGLGEIEALRREERIAADMGALRAERRKPAPRAS